The sequence TGCCGGGCGATTTCGGTCCGCAGGCGCGCGACCTCTTCCCACACCGCGGCCGAAACATCGTCCGGCACATCCTCCTCGTCGGCGAAATCGAACTCCGCTTCGATCAAGGCCCGCGCCCAGGTCAGCCGGTCCCGCCAGCCGTCATAGATGGCGGCCAGCGCGCCCCCGGCCTGGCTCATCGCCAGACGCCGCTGGGCCTCCGTCTCGGCTGCAATGAGATCGGCAAGGCCCTCCACCTCCAGGAGATCCATGCGGTCATTGTCGAAGGCCCGGCGGGTAAACTCCCCCTGCTCTGCCATCCGGCATCCCGGCACCATGGCCAGCATCTCGAGAACGGCGGCGACCACCGCCCGCCCGCCATGGCAATGGAGCTCGGCAACGTCCTCCCCGGTAAAGCTGGCCGGTCCGGGAAACCACAGCACCAAGGCCCGGTCGATCACCGCGCCATCGCCCGGTCGCCGGAGGTCGCGCAAGGATGCCCGCCGCGGGGCGGGACAGATGCCGCAGATCGTTTCGAGGACGAATCGTGTGCGCGGGCCGGAAAGCCGGATTACCGCGACGCCCGCCGGCACCGGCCCGCTGGACAGGGCGAAGATCGTATCCCCGCCTGCCCCGCTTCCGAGGATTCGAATCCCTGCCTCATCCATCGGCTTTCCCTTGGCTCCCGGCATCGACTGACCTAGCTTTCCAGACACGAGATGGCGAGTGCGCGTCGGACCTCCGACGCATCACGCTCATGCCCTGATATCGGAGAGGTCCATGACCGACAACCGTCTGGCCGACGCCACCAGCCCCTATCTGCTCCAGCACAAGGACAATCCCGTCGCCTGGCGGCCCTGGGGACCGGAGGCACTGGCAGAGGCCCGCGCCACGGACAAGCCGATCCTGCTCTCCGTCGGATATGCGGCGTGCCACTGGTGCCATGTCATGGCGCACGAGAGCTTCGAAGACCCGGACGTGGCGGAGGTGATGAACCGCCTCTTCGTCAACATCAAGGTCGACCGGGAGGAGCGCCCGGACATCGACCAGATCTACATGAGCGCCCTGCATGCCCTCGGCGAACAGGGCGGCTGGCCCCTCACGATGTTCCTTACCAGCGAGGCCGAGCCGTTCTGGGGCGGGACCTATTTCCCCAAGACCGCGCGCTGGGGCCGGCCCGGGTTTACCGATGTTCTCGAAGCCATCGCCGGCATGTACCGAACGGACCGGGGGCGAATCGATACCAACCGCAAGGCCTTGATGGACCACCTCCGCAAGGCGCCGCTCGGCGCGACCGCCCGCCTGCCGTCGGACCTGCCGATCACCGCCGGGCAGCGTCTTGCAGGTCTTTACGACAAGACCCATGGTGGCATTCACGGTGCACCGAAGTTCCCGCAAGCCTGCGTCAGCGAGCTCGTCTGGCGCACAAGCCTGCGCACCGGCGATGCCGAGGCCCTGCGCACCTGCATCCTCACGCTCGAGCGTATGAGCAATGGCGGCATCTACGATCATATCGGCGGCGGCCTTGCGCGCTACTCCGTCGACGAGCGTTGGCTGGTGCCGCATTTCGAGAAGATGCTCTACGACAATGCGCAATACATCTCCCACCTTGCCCGGGCACTCGCCCTCCCCGGTTTGGCTCCGCCGGTCGCCGAACTGTTCCGGACCCGACTCGACGAGACGGTCGCCTGGCTGCAGCGCGAGATGATGAACGGCCCGGCCTTCGCCGCCAGCCTCGATGCCGACAGCGAGGGCGAAGAGGGACGCTTCTATGTCTGGACGCCCAACCAGGTCGCCGCAGTCCTTGGCGAGACCGAAGAGGCCCTGCTCTTCTGCGAAGCCTACGACATCACCGCTCCGGGCAACTTCGAAGGCTCGAGCATCCCCAACCGGCTGATACCGCCGGAGGACGACGGCGGCGACGTGCTCGCACGCTTCGCCCAGGCCCGCCATACGCTTCTCGCCGCGCGCGAGACACGGGTGCGCCCCGGTCGCGACGACAAGGTTCTGGCCGACTGGAACGGGCTGATGATCGCGGGCCTTGCCGAGGCCGAGTACATCTTCCGCATCGCCGGTGTTTCACGTGAATCCTGGCGACGGCTCGCCGTCGGGGCCTACCGGTTCGTCATGGAGGAGATGCGCGACGACACCGGCCGGATGGCTCATGCCTGGCGGGATGGTCGAAGCACCCGGCCCGGTTTTGCCAGCGATCTCGCCATGATGATGAAAGCCGCGATCGCGCTGGCCGAAACCTCGGCCTCCATATCGGAGGCGAATCGGTTCCTGACCGACGCGAAGGACCTCGCCGCGCAGCTGGATCGGGACTTTGCCGCCGAAGGTGGCGGCTATTACCTGTCGTCCGTGGATGCCGGCGACGTCATCCTGCGTCCCCTCTCCCCGATGGACGAGGCCGTGCCGAATGCCAATGGCGTTGCCGCAGAAGCGCTGCAGCGTCTTTGGCATCTGACCGGAGACCAGGACGCGGAGGCCCGCTCCGAAGCCATCGTGACGCGGTTCGGATCCGAGATCGCCGGCAATGTCTTCGGGACCGCAAGCCTGCTCAGCGCCATGGACACCGGCGTCAATGCGTTGCTGGCGGTCCTGGTCGTGCCCGTAGAGGGCGATGCGTCGGATAGTGCGATGGCCTTGCGCCGCGCGGTGGCGGGTCTTGCCGACCCCGCCGTCCTCCGCCTGGAGGTCCCGACCGGTCATCCCTTCCCCGCTGGCCATCCGATGGAGGGGAAGAGCGCGAAAGACGGCCGACCTACGCTCTATCTCTGCCGGCAGGGCGCGTGCAGCGCGCCCGTGACCGAGGCAGCAGATATCGAGGCGGCGCTCGTCCAGCTCCTGGGACCGAGAACAAGAGCCTTTTAGGAGACGTGCCAGCCGGTCATATGCCCGCCTGCATTTCCCGCCACCGCTCCGCCTTCAGGCGATAAAGCACATGGCGCATCAGCGGGTGCCCGATGGGAAGGAGCGGGTGATCGAAGTCGCCATGCTCGTCCCGCTGCATGCCGAGACGGTCCATCACGCGCCTTGAAGGAGAATTCGTCACCGTGGTGAAGGAGACGATCTCTTCAAGGCCCAGAGTTTCGAAACCGAATCGAAGCCAGGCACGGGCCGCCTCGCTCGCATAGCCCATGCCCCATGCCGACCGGGCCAATCGCCAGCCGACCTCGACGCACGGCGCAAAGGGCACCGCGTAGCGTGGCCGGCTGAGCCCGACGAAGCCGATGAAAGCGCCGCTCCGCCTGACAACCACCGGCTGGAAGCAGAACCCGTCCTCGCGGCTTCGCTGGCGCGCAGTCTCGATCAAGGCGTCGCTTTCCTGCCGATCGAGCACGGAGGGAAAATAGCGCATCACCTCCGGATCGGCGGTCATGGCTGCAAAGGGCTCCCGGTCTTCGTCGGTCCAGGGCCGCAGCAGCAATCTCTCCGTCTCGATCACCAGGCTGTCGTCGCCCGGACGCAAGCGTGTGAAGTTCGTCATCGTTCCATCTCCGAATCGACCTGATTCACGTGAAACATGCGGGTCTTGAAAAGCAACACCCGCGGAAGCCATTCGGCATCCGCGGGTGTTTCACGTGAATCTTTCAAGATGGCGCGGGGCCGTGCCCCACCCCGCTCCGTCAGGTGTTCATGCTGTCGAAGAAATCGTCGTTCGACTTGGTCTGACGCAGCTTGTCGAGCAGGAACTCGATGGCGTCGACGGTACCCATCGGATTGAGGATACGGCGCAGGACGAACATCTTCTTCAGGTTCACCGGCTCGACAAGGAGCTCTTCCTTTCGGGTGCCCGAACGCTGGATGTCGATGGCCGGGAACACGCGCTTGTCGGAGATCTTGCGGTCCAGGATGATCTCCGAGTTGCCGGTGCCCTTGAACTCTTCGAAGATGACCTCGTCCATGCGGCTGCCGGTATCGATCAGCGCGGTCGCGATGATCGTCAGCGAGCCGCCCTCCTCGATGTTACGGGCCGCACCGAAGAAGCGCTTCGGGCGCTGCAGCGCGTTGGCATCGACACCGCCGGTCAGCACCTTGCCCGAGGACGGGACGACGGTGTTGTAGGCGCGGCCGAGGCGAGTGATCGAGTCCAGCAGGATGACCACGTCGCGGCCATGCTCGACCAGGCGCTTCGCCTTTTCGATGACCATCTCGGCCACCTGGACGTGACGCACCGCCGGTTCGTCGAACGTGGACGACACCACTTCGCCGTTCACCGTGCGCTGCATGTCCGTCACTTCCTCCGGCCGCTCGTCGATGAGCAGCACGATCAGGTAGCATTCGGGATGGTTGGTGGTGATGGACTTGGCGATGTTCTGCAGGAACACCGTCTTGCCGGTCCGCGGCGGCGCGGTGATCAGCGCGCGCTGGCCCTTGCCGAGCGGGGCGACCAGATCGATCACGCGCGAGGAGAAATCCTTGCTGGTCGGGTTCTCGACTTCCATCTTCAGCCGCTCATCGGGATAGAGCGGGGTCAGGTTGTCGAAATGGACCTTGTGGCGCGCCTTCTCGGGGTCTTCGAAGTTGATCTTGTTGACCTTGAGAAGCGCGAAATAGCGTTCGCCTTCCTTGGGGCTGCGGATCTCGCCTTCGACCGTGTCGCCCGTCCTCAGCGAGAAGCGACGGATCTGCGACGGCGAGATGTAGATGTCATCGGGGCCCGGCAGGTAGTTCGCGTCCGGCGAACGCAGGAAACCGAAACCGTCCTGCAGCACTTCGACGACACCCTCGCCGATAATGTCGACGTCCTGGGCAGCCAGCTGCTTGAGGATGGCGAACATCAGCTCCTGCTTGCGCATGGTGCTGGCGTTCTCGACCTCATGTTCCTCGGCGAAAGCAAGGAGTTCGGTCGGCGTCTTGATCTTCAGATCTGAGAGTTTCATTTCCCGCATGGGCAATGGATGGTCTTCTGCTAGAGGGGTGGAGAGGTAGATGCGTGTGATCCCGCGCCGCATATGGGCAACCCGGATCATCAGGAAAAGGGAATGGCTGCGGGTCGACAATCGGAGCTGTCGTTCCGACCTGGTGCTTCTCCAGTTCCGGTTTCGCACGCGGGTCAAGACCGCCGCTCCGGAACTTCGCCAACACCATGCCCGCAGGATGTGAGGTTGACGGAATCTACATTTTTAAATTCGTCAGGGCAAGCACCATTCGTCGAGTGCTCGCAATATTGTCACGTCGGGCGCAAGACTAACCCTCTCCGCCCGACGCAGGGTTATCACAGCTTAACCGCTCAAAACGGCTTGATCACCACCAGAATCACGATCAGCACCATAAGTACGGTCGGCACTTCGTTGACGATCCGATAGTGGCGAGAGCTGTGCGTGTTGGCATCCGCGGCAAATTGGCGCACGCAGCGCGCAAGGTAACCGTGCAATCCGCTCATCACGAAAACCAGCATCAGCTTGGCATGCAGCCAGCCCGACGAGAAGAACCCGCCCTCATAGGCAACCCACAGGCCGAAGATCCAGGACGAG comes from Stappia sp. 28M-7 and encodes:
- the rho gene encoding transcription termination factor Rho, with the protein product MREMKLSDLKIKTPTELLAFAEEHEVENASTMRKQELMFAILKQLAAQDVDIIGEGVVEVLQDGFGFLRSPDANYLPGPDDIYISPSQIRRFSLRTGDTVEGEIRSPKEGERYFALLKVNKINFEDPEKARHKVHFDNLTPLYPDERLKMEVENPTSKDFSSRVIDLVAPLGKGQRALITAPPRTGKTVFLQNIAKSITTNHPECYLIVLLIDERPEEVTDMQRTVNGEVVSSTFDEPAVRHVQVAEMVIEKAKRLVEHGRDVVILLDSITRLGRAYNTVVPSSGKVLTGGVDANALQRPKRFFGAARNIEEGGSLTIIATALIDTGSRMDEVIFEEFKGTGNSEIILDRKISDKRVFPAIDIQRSGTRKEELLVEPVNLKKMFVLRRILNPMGTVDAIEFLLDKLRQTKSNDDFFDSMNT
- a CDS encoding thioredoxin domain-containing protein — encoded protein: MTDNRLADATSPYLLQHKDNPVAWRPWGPEALAEARATDKPILLSVGYAACHWCHVMAHESFEDPDVAEVMNRLFVNIKVDREERPDIDQIYMSALHALGEQGGWPLTMFLTSEAEPFWGGTYFPKTARWGRPGFTDVLEAIAGMYRTDRGRIDTNRKALMDHLRKAPLGATARLPSDLPITAGQRLAGLYDKTHGGIHGAPKFPQACVSELVWRTSLRTGDAEALRTCILTLERMSNGGIYDHIGGGLARYSVDERWLVPHFEKMLYDNAQYISHLARALALPGLAPPVAELFRTRLDETVAWLQREMMNGPAFAASLDADSEGEEGRFYVWTPNQVAAVLGETEEALLFCEAYDITAPGNFEGSSIPNRLIPPEDDGGDVLARFAQARHTLLAARETRVRPGRDDKVLADWNGLMIAGLAEAEYIFRIAGVSRESWRRLAVGAYRFVMEEMRDDTGRMAHAWRDGRSTRPGFASDLAMMMKAAIALAETSASISEANRFLTDAKDLAAQLDRDFAAEGGGYYLSSVDAGDVILRPLSPMDEAVPNANGVAAEALQRLWHLTGDQDAEARSEAIVTRFGSEIAGNVFGTASLLSAMDTGVNALLAVLVVPVEGDASDSAMALRRAVAGLADPAVLRLEVPTGHPFPAGHPMEGKSAKDGRPTLYLCRQGACSAPVTEAADIEAALVQLLGPRTRAF
- a CDS encoding GNAT family N-acetyltransferase; this encodes MASAGVAFQDPHVSRESGRFGDGTMTNFTRLRPGDDSLVIETERLLLRPWTDEDREPFAAMTADPEVMRYFPSVLDRQESDALIETARQRSREDGFCFQPVVVRRSGAFIGFVGLSRPRYAVPFAPCVEVGWRLARSAWGMGYASEAARAWLRFGFETLGLEEIVSFTTVTNSPSRRVMDRLGMQRDEHGDFDHPLLPIGHPLMRHVLYRLKAERWREMQAGI
- the hemJ gene encoding protoporphyrinogen oxidase HemJ, encoding MLYLWLKALHIISVIAWMAAMFYLPRLFVYHAETVPGTPQSETFKVMERRLLKAIMTPAMISSWIFGLWVAYEGGFFSSGWLHAKLMLVFVMSGLHGYLARCVRQFAADANTHSSRHYRIVNEVPTVLMVLIVILVVIKPF